The DNA segment GGAGGCCATGCTCCAGGAGGGGACCGGGGCGGAGCCGACCGTACCGGGTCAGCGGAGGGCCAAGGGCGCGCACCGGGCGAGCCCGCTGGGCAAGCTCCGGCCGCGGACCAGGCTGACCAAGGGCCTCGCGGCCGGCGGACTCAGCGTGGGCGTGGCCGCGGGAGCCTTCGGCGGTGTCGCCGCCGCCAGCTCCCACGCCCTGCCCGGTGACTCGCTCTACGGGCTGAAACGCGGCATCGAGGACTTCAAGCTCGACTACCTGAGCAACGGCGAGGACCAGCGCGGCCAGGTCTACCTCGACCAGGCGTCCACCCGGCTCGGCGAGGCCCGCCGGCTGATGGAGCGCGGCCGCGGCGGCCATCTCGACCACGAGTCCATCGGCGAGATCCGCCGCACCCTGTCCGGGATGCAGCACGACGTCACCGAGGGCCACCGGCTGCTGCACGCGGCCTACGAGGCCGATCCGGACCAGCTGGGCCCGATCCAGGCGCTGTCCGCGTTCTCCCGGTCCCACCGCGAGGCATGGAGCGCGCTGAGCGACAAGCTGCCGGTGCAGCTCGGGGACGTCAAACAGCAGGTGTCGTCGGTGTTCGACGCCATAGACCAGGAAGTCGCCCCGCTTCAGTCCCTGCTGCCGCAGCAGCCCTCCCAGGGCGGCAACGGCAAGCACCGGGGCTCCGGCCCGGCGTCCCCCGGCACCCACCGGTCGACCACGCCCCGCCACAGCACCCCGTCCGCCGGTCACCCCAGCACCGAGCACCCGAGCGGCACGGCCAGCGAGGGCACCGACGACGGTCTGCTCGGCGGCAACACCGGCGGCCTGCTCGACCCGCCGAAGTCCAGCGGCGACAGCGGCACCCCGTCCACCACCAAACCCCCGGCCACCGCCCCCGACGTCACCCTCCCCCCGCTCCTCCCGGGCCTCCTCCCGGGACTGGGGATCGACAACGACCAGGCGAACTAGGGAAGTACGACAGCGAGGGCGCCCCCACCCGAGCGGGGGCACCCTCGTCGCCGTACAGCGGGCCAGAAGTCGTCCGAGCAGTCGTACCGCGGGCTAGAAGAAGACCGACCGCCGCTGTACCAGCAGCTTGTACAAGGTGTGCTGGATCTGTTCCCGCACCTGGTCCGTGAGGTTGAACATCAGCATCGGGTCCTCGGCCGCCTCCGGCGGATACCCGTCCGTCGGGATCGGCTCGCCGAACTGGATCGTCCACTTCGTCGGCAGCGGCACCGCGCCCAGCGGCCCCAGCCAGGGGAAGGTGGGGGTGAGCGGGAAGTACGGGATGCCCAGCACCCGCGCGAGGGTCTTCGCGTTGCCGACCATCGGATAGATCTCCTCCGCGCCGACGATCGAGCACGGAATGATCGGCACGCCCTGCCGCATCGCCGTCGACACGAACCCGCCCCGCCCGAACCGCTGGAGCTTGTACCGCTCGCTGAAGGGCTTCCCGATGCCCTTGAACCCCTCGGGCATCACCCCGACCAGCTCGCCCTGCTCCAGCAGCCGTTCCGCGTCCTCCGCGCACGCCAGGGTGTGCCCGAGCTTGCGCGCCAGCTCGTTGACCACCGGCAGCACGAACACCAGGTCCGCCGCGAGCAGCCGCAGATGCCGGCCCGCGGGATGGTGGTCGTGCACCGCGACCTGCATCATCAGCCCGTCCAGCGGCAGCGTCCCGGAGTGGTTGGCGACGATCAGCGCCCCGCCCTTGTCCGGGATGTTCCCGACGCCCTTCACCTCGACCCGGAAGTACTTCTCGTACACCGGGCGCAGCAGCGACATCAGGACCTGGTCGGTCAGCTCCGCGTCGTACCCGAAGTCGTCGACCTCGTAATCCCCGGTCAGCCGGCGCCGCAGGAAGGACAGTCCGGCCGCCACCCGCCGCTCCAGACCGCCCTCGTCGGCGGGTACGGGCGGTTTCGCCGGCCGCTCGTCCTCGCTCGCCGGGCCGCCCTCCGCCGCCGGTCCCGCCCCCGGCAGCCGCTGCACCTCGGCCGGCTCCGCGGCCCCGGCGTCGCCGCGGCCGCCGCGCCGGCCGCCCGCGCCCCGCCGTCTGCCGGACCGCTGCGGCCCGCTCCCGCTCCCCCGGGACCGGTCGTCGTCGAAGGGAATGACCTTGGCGTCCGCCATCGTTACCGCGCTCCTCGGTCGGCGCTCTGCGTCGTGGGCCGGCCGCCGCCCGGCAGGGCGAGCGCGGCGATCCGGTCGACGGCTCCGGCGACGGCCTCCGGCGGCAGCAGCCCCGCGCCCTGGCCCCGGGCGAAGTCCGCGAACGCCTCCGCCGTCGTGAAGCGGGGCGTGAACCCCAGCGTGTCGCGCATCTGGACGGTGTCCACGACGCGCCCATGGGTCAGCAGCCTGAACTGCTCC comes from the Streptomyces sp. SUK 48 genome and includes:
- a CDS encoding DUF5667 domain-containing protein, with the translated sequence MIANVSAHRRANAFAQALEEQPDRDTAAEQTEEPAGSPPTTEELTERGRLLALADGLGALPRPQLDPDVKVVQRAQLVAAMEAMLQEGTGAEPTVPGQRRAKGAHRASPLGKLRPRTRLTKGLAAGGLSVGVAAGAFGGVAAASSHALPGDSLYGLKRGIEDFKLDYLSNGEDQRGQVYLDQASTRLGEARRLMERGRGGHLDHESIGEIRRTLSGMQHDVTEGHRLLHAAYEADPDQLGPIQALSAFSRSHREAWSALSDKLPVQLGDVKQQVSSVFDAIDQEVAPLQSLLPQQPSQGGNGKHRGSGPASPGTHRSTTPRHSTPSAGHPSTEHPSGTASEGTDDGLLGGNTGGLLDPPKSSGDSGTPSTTKPPATAPDVTLPPLLPGLLPGLGIDNDQAN
- a CDS encoding lysophospholipid acyltransferase family protein: MADAKVIPFDDDRSRGSGSGPQRSGRRRGAGGRRGGRGDAGAAEPAEVQRLPGAGPAAEGGPASEDERPAKPPVPADEGGLERRVAAGLSFLRRRLTGDYEVDDFGYDAELTDQVLMSLLRPVYEKYFRVEVKGVGNIPDKGGALIVANHSGTLPLDGLMMQVAVHDHHPAGRHLRLLAADLVFVLPVVNELARKLGHTLACAEDAERLLEQGELVGVMPEGFKGIGKPFSERYKLQRFGRGGFVSTAMRQGVPIIPCSIVGAEEIYPMVGNAKTLARVLGIPYFPLTPTFPWLGPLGAVPLPTKWTIQFGEPIPTDGYPPEAAEDPMLMFNLTDQVREQIQHTLYKLLVQRRSVFF